A region from the Chitinophagaceae bacterium genome encodes:
- a CDS encoding phosphopyruvate hydratase — translation MGKITNVHARMIFDSRGNPTLECEVTTSGGHTGRAAVPSGASTGEFEAVELRDGNQDEYMGKGVSKAINNVNKVIKPILIGKTVFEQKEIDKLLIDTDGTSNKANLGANAILGVSLAVARAASLEKNIPLFRYLGGKNSNTLPIPLMNILNGGSHADNKIDFQEFMIVPVKASSFSEALKMGVEVFHQLKKVLKKNGYSTNVGDEGGFAPNLNSNEEAIEIVIEAIEKASYKAGEDIFIALDPAASEFFNKEENVYEFKWSSGQKLSPEEMVSYWAEWIDKYPIISIEDGLYEDDWNAWKLLTERVGKKIQLVGDDLFVTNVDRLKKGIENNIANSILIKVNQIGTLTETIDAIHLAQKSGYTTVISHRSGETEDTTIADLAVAFNTGQIKTGSACRTDRMAKYNQLLRIEEYLGDKAYYPGKNSELLKN, via the coding sequence ATGGGTAAAATAACAAATGTACATGCCAGAATGATCTTTGACTCCAGAGGAAACCCTACACTTGAATGTGAGGTTACAACATCCGGTGGACATACGGGCAGAGCTGCGGTTCCATCAGGAGCTTCTACCGGTGAATTTGAAGCTGTTGAGCTAAGAGATGGCAATCAAGATGAATACATGGGTAAAGGCGTTTCAAAAGCTATTAATAACGTAAATAAAGTTATCAAACCTATTTTAATAGGTAAAACAGTTTTTGAACAAAAAGAAATAGATAAACTACTTATTGATACAGATGGTACATCCAATAAAGCAAATTTAGGGGCAAATGCTATTTTAGGTGTTTCTCTGGCAGTAGCAAGGGCTGCTTCTTTAGAAAAAAACATTCCTTTATTTCGCTATCTCGGCGGTAAAAATTCTAATACACTGCCTATTCCTCTAATGAATATATTAAACGGTGGTTCACACGCTGACAATAAAATAGATTTTCAGGAATTTATGATTGTACCCGTCAAAGCCTCAAGTTTTTCTGAAGCTTTAAAAATGGGTGTTGAAGTTTTCCATCAGCTGAAAAAAGTTTTAAAAAAGAATGGTTATTCAACGAATGTGGGTGATGAAGGTGGCTTTGCACCAAATTTAAATTCCAATGAAGAAGCTATTGAAATTGTAATAGAAGCTATTGAAAAAGCTTCCTATAAAGCCGGTGAAGATATATTTATCGCCTTAGATCCGGCAGCTTCAGAATTCTTTAATAAAGAAGAAAATGTCTATGAATTTAAATGGTCTTCCGGACAAAAACTAAGTCCTGAAGAAATGGTAAGTTACTGGGCAGAATGGATTGATAAGTATCCCATTATATCAATAGAAGATGGTTTATACGAAGATGATTGGAATGCCTGGAAATTACTTACTGAAAGAGTTGGTAAAAAAATTCAATTAGTGGGTGACGATTTGTTTGTAACAAATGTGGATCGATTAAAAAAAGGAATTGAAAATAATATAGCAAACTCAATATTAATAAAAGTAAATCAAATTGGCACACTTACTGAAACTATTGATGCAATTCATTTAGCACAAAAATCCGGATACACAACAGTTATAAGCCACAGGTCAGGTGAAACTGAAGACACAACCATAGCAGATTTGGCAGTAGCCTTTAATACCGGTCAAATAAAAACCGGTTCTGCTTGCCGCACAGACCGAATGGCCAAATACAATCAATTGCTGAGGATAGAAGAATATTTAGGCGATAAGGCTTACTATCCCGGCAAAAATTCTGAATTATTAAAGAATTAA
- a CDS encoding septum formation initiator family protein, which translates to MNRIKKIFASKYLTYLKNKYVLTVIVFTFWILVMDQHNLIFQYRLNKELSEAQKMEQYYLSKIEEVNKQKTHLFTSSENLIQFAREQYLMKKEHEDIFIIVKDAK; encoded by the coding sequence ATGAATCGGATTAAAAAAATATTTGCATCTAAATATTTAACCTACCTGAAGAATAAATACGTACTCACTGTAATCGTGTTTACATTCTGGATTTTAGTTATGGATCAACATAATTTGATTTTTCAGTACCGCTTAAATAAAGAACTCAGCGAGGCTCAAAAAATGGAGCAATATTATTTATCAAAAATAGAAGAAGTAAATAAACAAAAAACACATTTGTTTACCAGTTCAGAAAATTTAATTCAATTTGCCCGCGAACAGTACTTGATGAAAAAAGAACATGAAGATATTTTTATAATTGTTAAAGACGCCAAATAA